From a region of the Paenibacillus sp. FSL R10-2734 genome:
- a CDS encoding ABC transporter ATP-binding protein: protein MNKALLEMRGITKVYPNGVVANKDVHFSLSEGEIHAIAGENGAGKSTLMKIMFGMEEPSEGEIYIKGEKVKLQSAQDAIDRGIGMVHQHFMLVPSFTVAENMVLGMEPRKGVGINYAEAVRMTEETAKKYNLAVDPKAKVEDLTVGMKQKVEILKALLRGAKILVLDEPTAVLTPQETEELFRELKQLREQGHTIVFISHKLKEVKAICDRITIMRSGRSEGVFQTKDVTEQEISRLMVGRDVVLKYDKEILSIGEPVLTVQGLGVNDAHGKALLSDINFAVRGGQIVGIAGVEGNGQTQLIEALTGSLRGVSSQGSVLVKGKDIRESDILDIRKLGVSYIPEDRMHQGIASDASIADNLLSTQYRTKAMNKGPFLNGSRIAKLAVSLVEEFKVRCSGPSQPIGMLSGGNMQKVVVARECSTEPKLLIAEQPTRGVDIGAAQFIHQKLLELRSADCAILLVSADLNEILEISDSLLVMYEGKIVAFFEEPSKVSEEELGLYMLGIHRQDEEHIGRAVNHV, encoded by the coding sequence ATGAACAAAGCTCTGCTGGAAATGCGGGGAATTACCAAGGTGTATCCCAATGGCGTCGTTGCAAATAAAGACGTGCATTTTTCTTTAAGTGAGGGAGAAATCCATGCGATTGCGGGCGAGAACGGCGCTGGTAAATCTACTTTAATGAAGATCATGTTCGGCATGGAAGAGCCTAGTGAGGGCGAAATCTATATCAAGGGTGAAAAAGTAAAGCTGCAATCGGCTCAGGATGCCATTGATAGAGGGATCGGTATGGTTCACCAGCATTTTATGCTGGTACCTTCTTTTACGGTGGCAGAGAACATGGTGCTGGGTATGGAGCCTCGTAAAGGTGTTGGCATCAATTATGCAGAAGCTGTCCGCATGACCGAAGAGACTGCGAAGAAATACAATCTAGCAGTGGATCCAAAAGCAAAAGTGGAGGATCTCACGGTTGGTATGAAGCAAAAGGTTGAGATTCTGAAGGCGCTGCTGCGTGGAGCAAAAATCCTCGTTCTGGATGAGCCGACCGCAGTGTTGACCCCCCAGGAAACAGAGGAATTGTTCCGAGAGCTTAAACAATTAAGAGAGCAGGGTCATACGATAGTTTTTATTTCACACAAGTTGAAAGAAGTTAAAGCAATCTGCGACAGAATTACGATTATGCGTAGTGGACGTAGTGAAGGTGTCTTCCAAACGAAGGATGTCACGGAGCAAGAAATCTCACGACTCATGGTGGGCCGAGACGTCGTGTTGAAATATGACAAGGAGATTCTGTCTATTGGCGAGCCGGTACTCACTGTACAGGGCCTAGGCGTAAATGATGCACACGGCAAAGCGTTGCTATCAGATATCAACTTTGCGGTACGTGGGGGACAGATCGTTGGGATTGCTGGTGTAGAAGGTAACGGGCAGACACAGCTCATTGAGGCGCTTACAGGGAGCTTAAGAGGTGTTTCAAGCCAGGGCTCAGTGCTAGTGAAGGGAAAGGATATTCGTGAATCGGATATTTTGGATATTCGTAAGCTAGGCGTTTCCTATATCCCAGAGGATCGGATGCATCAAGGGATAGCCAGTGATGCGAGCATAGCGGATAATCTGCTGTCCACTCAGTATCGTACAAAAGCTATGAATAAAGGTCCTTTTTTAAATGGATCACGAATTGCCAAGCTAGCAGTATCACTTGTAGAGGAATTCAAAGTCCGCTGTTCGGGGCCTTCTCAGCCGATCGGCATGTTGTCAGGTGGTAACATGCAGAAGGTAGTTGTAGCTAGGGAGTGTTCTACTGAACCGAAGCTGCTTATTGCAGAGCAGCCGACGCGGGGCGTGGATATAGGCGCAGCGCAGTTTATACATCAGAAGCTGTTGGAGCTGCGCTCAGCCGATTGCGCGATTTTGCTAGTATCGGCAGATTTAAATGAGATTTTAGAGATCAGTGATAGTCTGCTAGTGATGTACGAAGGTAAGATCGTAGCTTTTTTCGAGGAGCCTTCTAAGGTTAGTGAAGAAGAATTAGGTCTTTATATGCTGGGGATTCATCGACAAGACGAGGAGCACATCGGGAGGGCCGTAAATCATGTTTAA
- a CDS encoding ATP-binding cassette domain-containing protein: MLSLSRVSKGFKLKDGIYQAVDDVSLEVKKGSIHGIIGESGAGKSTLLRLINLLEQPDQGTVIVDGQHLTEMPSKQLRKAREKIGMIFQQFNLVNNVTVNRNISIPLELAGVPKRERMKRVKECLDFVGLADKAEQYPAQLSGGQRQRVAIARALSNSPGLLLCDEPTSSLDPGTTADILDVLKHINGSLGVTVVIVTHEMDVVKSICTHVSVMENGRIVDSFSREDGDFRPAAVRTGSYRDQILGKAGDTHV, encoded by the coding sequence ATCCTGTCGCTAAGTCGGGTGAGTAAAGGATTCAAGCTGAAGGACGGTATTTATCAGGCGGTTGATGATGTATCGCTTGAAGTGAAGAAAGGGTCGATTCACGGCATTATTGGTGAAAGCGGTGCAGGGAAATCCACGTTGCTGCGACTGATTAACCTGCTGGAACAGCCGGATCAAGGGACAGTTATCGTAGATGGGCAACATTTAACCGAAATGCCGAGTAAACAGCTACGGAAAGCTAGGGAAAAGATCGGGATGATTTTTCAGCAGTTTAATCTGGTCAATAACGTCACGGTTAACCGCAATATATCGATCCCTCTGGAATTGGCAGGGGTGCCGAAGCGTGAACGGATGAAGCGGGTGAAGGAATGTCTCGATTTTGTCGGATTGGCAGATAAGGCAGAGCAATATCCCGCACAGCTAAGTGGAGGACAGCGGCAACGTGTGGCGATCGCCCGTGCGCTTTCGAACAGTCCAGGACTATTGCTATGTGACGAGCCAACCTCCTCTCTCGATCCAGGAACAACTGCTGATATTTTGGACGTCCTGAAGCATATTAATGGGAGCCTTGGGGTTACGGTAGTGATTGTTACGCATGAGATGGATGTTGTCAAAAGCATATGCACTCATGTATCCGTGATGGAGAACGGTCGAATTGTAGATTCATTCTCTCGCGAAGACGGTGATTTTCGACCTGCTGCAGTTCGTACTGGCTCGTACCGGGATCAAATTCTGGGTAAAGCGGGGGATACTCATGTTTGA
- a CDS encoding ADP-ribosylglycohydrolase family protein: MAGWERLQETVQFELVQRGEEGCQIDGFADKLAAAGDDEIKLMQVYNELMELTIAEDFPYEEPSSLEEIRRLRPEGPRKLHAEWSEAEWRDKFYGAWLGRSVGCALGKPLEYWDYLYGKDGRPGWENIELWFRGADAWPITGYTPGHSRAETEYGLGLSDWTYASTQETIKFMESDDDIRYTVLGLMLLEQKGLDWDSWDIGKLWHKHLTYAQVCTAETQSYMNFAQETSHLHGEKPADWLARQERVRMHLNPYREWIGAAIRADGLAYGAAGYPELAAELGWRDASFSHVKNGIYGEMFNAAMISAAFAEKDNERILEIGLSEIPRTSRLASDVLRGIDIAQKAKSERELVSKIWDTFSHYDAVHTNNNAALVAASLIYGGDDFEKAVVTSVYGGMDTDCNGATVGSIMGAKLGASVLPASWIEPLHDTLYADLPGFHPIAISECAERSYQVFLKIRGELGGRS; encoded by the coding sequence ATGGCAGGATGGGAGAGACTTCAAGAGACGGTTCAGTTTGAATTGGTTCAACGTGGCGAAGAAGGCTGCCAGATCGATGGCTTCGCAGATAAACTAGCTGCTGCAGGTGACGATGAGATCAAGCTGATGCAGGTATATAATGAGCTGATGGAGCTCACGATTGCCGAGGATTTTCCTTATGAAGAGCCCTCCTCACTGGAGGAGATTCGTCGTCTACGTCCAGAGGGTCCACGCAAGCTGCATGCGGAATGGAGCGAAGCAGAGTGGAGAGATAAGTTCTATGGGGCTTGGCTAGGTAGAAGCGTCGGCTGCGCACTCGGAAAACCGCTGGAGTATTGGGACTATCTTTACGGTAAAGATGGACGTCCGGGCTGGGAGAATATTGAGCTGTGGTTCCGTGGTGCCGATGCATGGCCAATTACTGGCTATACCCCTGGGCATTCGCGGGCAGAGACGGAATATGGCCTTGGCTTAAGCGATTGGACTTATGCTAGTACCCAAGAGACTATTAAGTTTATGGAGAGCGATGATGATATTCGTTACACGGTTCTGGGTCTTATGCTGCTGGAGCAGAAGGGGCTGGATTGGGATTCTTGGGATATCGGGAAGCTATGGCATAAACATCTGACATATGCTCAGGTATGTACGGCGGAGACACAGTCGTATATGAATTTTGCGCAGGAGACGTCTCATCTGCATGGGGAGAAGCCTGCGGATTGGCTGGCGCGGCAGGAAAGAGTGCGGATGCACTTAAATCCGTACCGGGAATGGATCGGTGCGGCTATACGCGCAGATGGACTGGCTTATGGTGCGGCAGGTTATCCTGAGCTTGCGGCGGAGTTAGGCTGGCGCGATGCTTCTTTTTCACATGTGAAGAACGGCATTTATGGTGAGATGTTTAATGCTGCAATGATTTCGGCGGCTTTTGCTGAAAAAGATAACGAGCGTATCCTTGAGATTGGTCTTAGCGAGATTCCACGTACTAGTCGTCTGGCAAGTGACGTTCTACGAGGTATAGATATTGCGCAGAAGGCCAAAAGTGAGCGTGAGTTAGTAAGTAAGATTTGGGATACATTCAGTCACTATGATGCGGTGCATACCAATAATAATGCTGCTCTTGTTGCTGCTTCGCTTATTTATGGCGGGGATGATTTCGAAAAAGCAGTCGTTACTTCCGTATATGGAGGAATGGATACAGACTGTAATGGAGCTACAGTGGGTTCTATTATGGGAGCTAAGCTTGGAGCAAGTGTGTTGCCAGCTTCGTGGATTGAACCGCTCCATGATACGCTATATGCGGATCTGCCGGGATTTCATCCGATAGCGATTTCGGAATGTGCGGAGCGGAGTTATCAGGTGTTTTTGAAGATTCGTGGGGAGCTTGGTGGAAGGTCTTAA
- a CDS encoding ABC transporter permease, with the protein MFKVKYFEYIRTSAVIVIALAIAFLIISLVSDQPVKTIGIFLLEPLNSKGHIGNVIEMAIPLMFTGLAVSLLFRANMFNLGAEGIFYFSGVVTSVLAIHLTLDGWLHPIVAIAAGSIVGALLSAIPGILKAKWNANELVTSLMFNNILFGVGLYLLNYHLRDAKAFANVSYKFEKTALLSKMVPGTRIHTGLIIVIVLIIAAHLFLYKTKWGYELRMTGINRNFARYSGMKTAKVIILVHLIAGFIAGMGGSVEVLGMYNRFQWTSLPGYGLDGALVAMLAKNNPLSVIGAALFLAYIRIGADMMARLSDVPSEMISIIQAIIILLISAEQFLKFWKNRMLLKEAKEA; encoded by the coding sequence ATGTTTAAAGTTAAATATTTTGAGTACATTCGAACATCGGCGGTAATCGTTATTGCACTCGCTATTGCCTTTCTGATCATCTCATTGGTTAGTGATCAACCAGTTAAGACCATCGGTATTTTTCTATTAGAACCGTTAAATAGTAAGGGCCATATTGGTAATGTGATAGAGATGGCGATTCCGCTCATGTTCACTGGGCTAGCAGTGTCCTTGTTGTTCCGGGCAAATATGTTCAACTTGGGAGCTGAAGGGATTTTCTATTTCTCCGGTGTTGTAACTTCCGTATTGGCGATTCATTTGACGCTGGACGGCTGGCTGCATCCGATCGTAGCGATTGCTGCGGGTTCTATTGTAGGTGCGTTGCTCTCCGCAATACCCGGGATCCTCAAAGCCAAATGGAATGCCAATGAACTCGTGACGTCGCTAATGTTTAATAATATTTTGTTCGGAGTAGGTTTATATCTACTGAACTATCACTTACGTGATGCAAAGGCGTTCGCCAATGTATCCTACAAATTCGAGAAAACGGCACTGCTGAGCAAGATGGTACCTGGCACCCGTATTCATACCGGACTTATCATCGTTATCGTGCTTATTATTGCAGCGCATCTATTCCTATACAAAACTAAATGGGGATATGAGCTGCGGATGACAGGCATCAACCGGAACTTTGCACGTTATTCAGGCATGAAGACAGCGAAGGTTATTATCCTGGTTCACTTGATTGCTGGCTTTATCGCGGGGATGGGTGGTTCCGTAGAAGTGCTAGGGATGTACAACCGATTCCAATGGACTTCGTTACCAGGTTATGGCTTAGATGGTGCCCTTGTAGCGATGTTAGCCAAGAATAATCCGCTATCTGTAATCGGTGCTGCATTATTCCTAGCGTATATCCGGATTGGGGCCGACATGATGGCGCGTTTATCTGATGTACCTTCAGAGATGATTTCAATCATACAGGCGATTATCATTCTTTTGATTTCGGCTGAGCAATTCCTGAAGTTCTGGAAAAATCGGATGCTCTTGAAGGAGGCGAAGGAAGCGTGA
- a CDS encoding ABC transporter permease, giving the protein MNSLFDVIFTTDFAFSVLRVTTPILFAALGALISNRAGIINIGMEGIMLVAALAGVIVSSYTHSAWVGLLGAVMSGTLISGILAFFTLKFKTHIILGGVAINMFASGGTVFILYLLSGDKGSSTSLASKVLPSVEIPLLKDIPVLGPILSGHHILTYVSIIAVFVVYYLLNRTPLGLRIRSVGENPHAAQSVGVSVVKIQYMALLLSGFFAGLGGAYMSMGYLSLFTRDMIAGRGWIAIAAESMGRSTTVGTALTSLLFGTADALSNALQVLKIPAELIATLPYVATVIGLVIYAVSETRKKNKKLKSPLVK; this is encoded by the coding sequence GTGAACAGCTTGTTTGATGTGATTTTTACGACTGACTTTGCATTCTCTGTCCTTCGAGTGACGACACCGATTCTATTTGCCGCACTGGGAGCACTGATCTCTAATAGGGCTGGTATCATCAACATCGGTATGGAAGGCATCATGCTTGTCGCGGCTTTAGCCGGTGTCATTGTAAGCAGCTACACGCATAGCGCGTGGGTAGGTTTACTTGGGGCCGTGATGTCTGGAACATTGATTTCTGGAATATTAGCTTTTTTCACACTGAAATTCAAAACACATATCATTCTCGGCGGCGTAGCTATTAATATGTTCGCTTCGGGAGGAACCGTGTTTATTCTTTATTTACTTAGTGGAGACAAGGGGTCTTCTACATCTCTGGCGAGTAAAGTGCTACCTAGTGTAGAGATTCCTTTGCTGAAGGATATTCCGGTGCTTGGGCCTATTTTATCAGGGCATCACATTTTGACGTATGTATCCATTATTGCTGTGTTTGTTGTCTATTATCTCTTAAACCGTACACCGCTTGGTCTGCGCATTCGTTCAGTGGGTGAAAATCCACATGCGGCTCAATCTGTGGGTGTAAGTGTTGTGAAAATACAGTATATGGCTTTGCTGCTTAGTGGATTTTTCGCGGGTTTGGGTGGTGCTTACATGTCGATGGGATACCTGTCACTGTTCACTCGCGATATGATCGCTGGCCGGGGCTGGATTGCCATTGCCGCAGAGTCTATGGGTAGAAGTACGACAGTGGGTACGGCGCTGACCTCTCTATTATTTGGTACGGCAGACGCGTTATCGAATGCGCTACAGGTACTGAAGATTCCTGCAGAGCTGATCGCGACGCTTCCTTATGTAGCAACTGTAATTGGACTTGTGATCTATGCCGTATCTGAGACACGGAAAAAGAACAAAAAGCTTAAAAGTCCGCTAGTGAAATAG
- a CDS encoding nucleoside hydrolase, translating into MRTPIIIDCDPGHDDAIAILLAIANSEKLDLRGITTVGGNQILDKITDNALKVISFVNADIPVAKGAAGPLFGKLVTGEEAHGESGMDGPLLPASKFRPVEEGAVEFMLNIIRSSEEKITLVPMAPLTNIALLITAYPEIKERIEKISLMGGGISYGNVTSTAEFNIYVDPEAARIVFESGIPITMSGLDVTDKAAIFEDEILALKERGPVSTMVGELLDFYSIYGKKMGYVGSALHDPCAVAWLLHPELFESEHLYVTVETEGKLTRGMTVADKRKKTDRPANVEVLVGVDREAFMKLIFDSLEKLDQELQLAAEGK; encoded by the coding sequence ATGCGAACACCTATTATTATTGACTGCGATCCAGGGCATGATGACGCAATCGCTATCCTGCTTGCAATAGCAAATTCAGAAAAGCTGGACCTTCGCGGAATTACAACGGTTGGCGGAAACCAGATTCTAGATAAAATCACGGATAATGCGCTTAAGGTAATCAGCTTTGTGAATGCTGACATTCCTGTAGCTAAAGGGGCTGCTGGCCCGTTGTTTGGCAAGCTAGTTACAGGGGAAGAAGCACATGGAGAATCCGGTATGGACGGCCCGCTGCTTCCAGCAAGTAAATTCCGGCCTGTAGAAGAAGGCGCTGTAGAATTTATGCTGAATATCATTCGTTCTTCGGAGGAGAAGATTACGCTCGTGCCGATGGCTCCTTTAACAAATATCGCTCTGCTAATCACTGCTTATCCAGAGATTAAGGAAAGAATTGAAAAGATTTCGCTGATGGGCGGAGGCATTTCTTATGGAAATGTAACCTCTACTGCGGAGTTTAATATCTATGTAGATCCTGAAGCCGCTCGTATCGTGTTTGAATCGGGCATTCCGATCACGATGAGTGGTTTGGACGTGACAGACAAGGCAGCCATTTTCGAAGATGAGATCCTAGCATTGAAAGAGCGAGGCCCTGTGTCGACTATGGTTGGAGAACTGCTAGATTTCTATTCGATCTACGGGAAGAAAATGGGCTATGTCGGCAGTGCACTGCATGATCCATGCGCTGTTGCTTGGCTCTTGCACCCAGAACTGTTCGAATCCGAGCATCTATATGTAACGGTGGAGACGGAGGGCAAGCTGACGCGGGGAATGACGGTTGCGGACAAACGAAAGAAGACGGATCGTCCAGCGAATGTAGAAGTCCTGGTGGGAGTAGACCGAGAAGCATTTATGAAGCTGATCTTTGATTCCCTGGAAAAGCTTGATCAAGAGCTGCAGCTTGCGGCTGAAGGGAAGTAG